In Methanobacterium paludis, the following proteins share a genomic window:
- a CDS encoding tRNA (adenine-N1)-methyltransferase encodes MRVLIDEREKKYMVGDVEFHTDFGFIKKEDIINSKSGDILKTHLGREFHVIEPDVNDYIDLMERRCSIILPKDVGIITAYTGLGSGYKVVDAGTGAGATALHFGNIVGKDGEVNTYEVREDFAEIAERNIKGFGLENIHVKCQDITEGIDEKNVDVVFLDLPKPWDVVEHAQNALKVGGYIATYTPFIEQIQILQRVLKKFNFSEIESFECIFRGMEVKARGTRPKTRMAGHTGYLTFARHL; translated from the coding sequence TTGCGTGTTCTCATCGATGAAAGGGAAAAGAAGTATATGGTTGGTGATGTGGAATTCCATACCGACTTTGGATTCATTAAAAAAGAAGATATAATTAACAGTAAATCAGGAGATATCCTTAAAACCCATCTTGGAAGAGAATTCCATGTTATAGAGCCAGATGTCAATGATTACATCGATTTAATGGAAAGAAGATGTTCAATAATTCTTCCGAAGGATGTTGGAATCATCACAGCTTATACAGGACTCGGATCAGGTTACAAGGTTGTGGATGCTGGTACAGGGGCAGGGGCAACCGCACTCCACTTTGGAAATATAGTTGGAAAAGATGGAGAGGTCAATACTTATGAAGTCCGTGAAGACTTTGCAGAAATTGCAGAGCGTAATATAAAAGGTTTTGGTCTTGAAAATATTCATGTAAAGTGTCAGGACATTACAGAAGGTATAGATGAAAAAAATGTTGACGTGGTGTTTTTAGACCTCCCAAAGCCATGGGACGTTGTTGAACACGCACAAAATGCCCTGAAAGTGGGAGGATACATTGCAACTTACACACCTTTCATTGAACAGATACAAATACTTCAGAGGGTTCTTAAAAAGTTCAATTTTTCAGAAATTGAAAGCTTTGAATGCATATTCCGAGGGATGGAAGTTAAAGCTAGAGGTACGAGGCCAAAAACAAGAATGGCTGGACATACAGGTTATCTTACATTTGCAAGACACCTCTAA
- the pyrB gene encoding aspartate carbamoyltransferase has protein sequence MDFNQKDIISIRDFSKEDIEYILDVAEKMEPVARSKKRSNVLSGNILGMLFYEPSTRTRLSFETAMKRLGGSTIGFAEANVSSATKGENLADTAKIISEYADAIVIRHNMEGAARFVADVVDVPVINAGDGAGQHPTQTLLDLYTMKRVLGRTENLHVSLIGDLKYGRTVHSLAYALAMFGVDMSFVSPTELRMPQSIVHDLSKTGVSVEETESIHDVIDKTDVLYVTRIQKERFPDPEEYSKIKGAYMIDLKLLKGTNAIVMHPLPRISEIAPEVDNTAYGRYFEQAFYGVPVRMAILSLLMDKIE, from the coding sequence ATGGACTTTAATCAGAAAGATATCATTTCAATTAGGGATTTCAGCAAAGAAGATATTGAATATATTTTAGATGTTGCAGAAAAGATGGAACCCGTTGCAAGGTCAAAAAAACGATCAAACGTTCTTTCAGGAAATATCCTTGGAATGTTATTTTATGAACCTTCAACCAGAACAAGGCTTTCATTTGAAACTGCAATGAAAAGATTGGGCGGTAGTACGATCGGATTTGCGGAAGCAAATGTGAGTTCAGCTACAAAAGGAGAAAATTTAGCTGACACAGCCAAAATAATAAGTGAATATGCTGACGCTATTGTTATAAGACATAATATGGAAGGTGCAGCACGTTTTGTGGCTGATGTTGTTGATGTACCGGTTATAAATGCAGGTGATGGGGCTGGACAGCACCCAACACAGACACTTCTTGACCTTTACACAATGAAGAGGGTGCTTGGAAGAACTGAAAACTTGCACGTTTCATTAATTGGAGACCTGAAATACGGAAGAACTGTGCATTCATTGGCATATGCCCTTGCAATGTTTGGTGTTGATATGAGCTTCGTATCTCCAACTGAACTGAGAATGCCACAAAGTATAGTGCACGATTTAAGCAAGACAGGAGTTTCAGTTGAAGAAACAGAAAGTATACATGACGTAATTGACAAAACTGATGTTTTGTATGTGACTAGGATTCAAAAAGAGCGATTCCCAGATCCTGAAGAGTACTCCAAGATCAAAGGGGCTTATATGATAGATCTAAAACTTCTCAAAGGTACAAATGCCATTGTGATGCATCCACTACCAAGAATCAGTGAAATAGCCCCTGAAGTGGACAACACAGCCTATGGAAGATATTTCGAACAAGCTTTTTATGGGGTTCCAGTGCGTATGGCTATTTTAAGCTTGTTAATGGATAAAATTGAGTGA
- the dapF gene encoding diaminopimelate epimerase, which yields MKNTLLIFSKMHGLGNDYVVIDESKKEIIPEYKKPEIVEELCRRGFSIGADGVIFVVPPTVDKADIRFRIFNADGSEAEMCGNGIRCFAKFVYENGIVPHDEMVVETLGGIKYLELIVRSGEVLASTVDMGKANFKADAIPMINPLIGTDEFMDQELIVDSKPMKMSAVSVGNPHAVIFTDEDLETIDLDYLGPLIENHEAFPQKTNVHFVNIINRGEIKMLTWERGAGFTYACGTGATSCALVGYKLGKLDENVLVHLPGGDLFIVVYPRDGGLGAFMEGDAVLAFDGVVEVDI from the coding sequence ATGAAAAATACCCTTTTAATCTTCTCCAAGATGCACGGACTCGGAAACGACTACGTTGTAATTGATGAGAGTAAAAAAGAGATAATCCCTGAGTATAAGAAACCAGAAATTGTGGAGGAACTGTGCAGACGCGGGTTTTCAATAGGAGCCGACGGTGTGATCTTCGTTGTGCCACCAACTGTGGACAAAGCAGATATAAGGTTCAGGATATTCAACGCAGATGGAAGTGAAGCTGAAATGTGTGGAAACGGGATAAGATGCTTTGCAAAATTTGTTTATGAGAACGGGATCGTTCCCCATGATGAAATGGTGGTTGAAACACTCGGCGGCATTAAATATCTGGAACTTATAGTTCGAAGCGGAGAAGTCCTGGCTTCAACTGTTGATATGGGCAAAGCAAACTTCAAAGCTGATGCAATCCCGATGATAAACCCTTTGATCGGTACCGACGAGTTTATGGACCAGGAACTGATCGTTGATAGTAAACCAATGAAAATGAGTGCAGTAAGTGTTGGCAACCCACATGCGGTTATATTTACAGATGAAGACCTTGAAACCATAGATCTGGACTATCTCGGCCCTTTAATAGAAAATCATGAGGCTTTCCCACAGAAAACCAACGTACACTTCGTCAATATCATCAACAGAGGGGAGATAAAGATGCTCACCTGGGAGAGGGGTGCAGGATTTACATACGCCTGCGGTACAGGTGCAACATCATGTGCACTGGTCGGTTACAAGCTTGGAAAACTCGATGAAAATGTTCTGGTGCACCTGCCGGGTGGAGACTTATTTATAGTTGTTTATCCAAGAGATGGTGGTCTTGGAGCATTCATGGAGGGTGATGCAGTCCTTGCATTCGACGGTGTTGTTGAAGTTGATATTTAA
- a CDS encoding cobalt-precorrin 5A hydrolase, with amino-acid sequence MKLAIITITPKARKLAEKIMDDVAEDPTVIKVDLFEKNVKKTLKTVFNSYDCIIGIMATGIMVRNICGLIKNKTEDPAVLVVDENGEHVISLLSGHLGGGNDFTLKMADIIGAEPIITTSTDLNSKLGVDSLARRYLLNVDDPNKIKRMNMALINNENVKIGVNPKFDFILTDPEVKESYKEISSASDRIRISCNHINMILRPKKIVAGVGSKKNISKISVMEAVKSAMDTLRLPIKRLDCIATAEMKKDEAGIIDLASELGISLKIIPKKVLKEFKHPDCSKSDFVMEKFGVPGVCEPSALIAAGTNSQLIYKKTAFNGVTVAVAVSKN; translated from the coding sequence ATGAAACTGGCTATAATCACAATAACGCCTAAAGCCCGAAAGCTTGCAGAAAAAATAATGGATGATGTTGCAGAAGATCCAACTGTAATAAAAGTTGATTTATTTGAAAAAAACGTTAAAAAAACGTTAAAAACAGTGTTTAACTCTTATGATTGTATCATTGGTATAATGGCCACAGGGATCATGGTCAGAAACATCTGCGGACTGATTAAAAATAAAACAGAAGATCCTGCAGTTTTGGTTGTGGATGAGAATGGTGAACATGTTATAAGTTTACTTTCAGGACATTTAGGTGGTGGAAATGATTTCACCCTAAAAATGGCAGATATTATTGGTGCAGAGCCCATTATAACAACATCGACGGATCTTAACAGTAAACTTGGCGTTGACAGTCTTGCAAGAAGATACCTTCTCAACGTAGATGACCCCAACAAAATAAAAAGAATGAACATGGCATTAATAAACAATGAAAACGTTAAAATAGGTGTAAACCCTAAATTTGATTTCATATTAACGGATCCTGAAGTTAAAGAGTCATACAAAGAGATTTCTTCGGCTTCAGATAGAATAAGAATTTCCTGCAACCATATCAATATGATTTTAAGACCTAAAAAAATTGTGGCTGGCGTGGGCTCAAAAAAAAATATCTCTAAAATCTCTGTAATGGAAGCTGTGAAATCTGCAATGGATACGTTGCGTTTACCAATAAAACGATTAGATTGTATTGCAACAGCAGAAATGAAAAAAGATGAAGCTGGAATAATTGATTTAGCTTCCGAACTTGGAATTTCACTTAAAATAATTCCAAAAAAGGTTTTAAAAGAATTTAAACATCCTGATTGTTCCAAATCAGACTTTGTAATGGAAAAATTTGGGGTACCTGGTGTATGCGAGCCATCTGCCCTGATCGCTGCAGGAACCAATTCACAACTCATATATAAAAAAACAGCCTTTAACGGTGTTACAGTTGCAGTGGCGGTTTCAAAGAATTGA
- a CDS encoding orc1/cdc6 family replication initiation protein → MNIFEELGEKKTVFKCKKFLDHRFLPDKLPHRTEQIKSVAKYWVEALGSVTPPDVTIYGKTGTGKTAVAKFARKQLEQISKDKNINVRVEYIRCTDYTTEYQVIARLCQQMGRDVPYRGWTKAEVINAFRNLFKKDVFGKDLILIIILDEIDILLKNDGDGLLYTLTRTDNVSIASISNFVDFKQFIKPRVRSSLRDREIVFPPYNAQQLVDILKERSQLSFKDNVLHQDVIPLCAALAAKEEGDARYALDLLRTSGELADEKGSEIVQETYVREAKDYIEHNKVTDIVMTLPSQQQKVLESIIYLTKKKEEITSGRLYDVYKEISKGDSVSYRRIFDFINELEMLGLISTKTVSRGRGKGRTNIIDLQCEMALLEDAIWS, encoded by the coding sequence ATGAATATTTTTGAAGAATTAGGCGAAAAAAAGACAGTTTTTAAATGCAAAAAATTTTTGGATCATAGATTTTTACCTGACAAATTGCCTCACAGAACTGAGCAAATTAAATCCGTAGCTAAATACTGGGTGGAAGCTTTAGGAAGTGTTACGCCTCCAGATGTAACTATATATGGTAAGACTGGTACTGGGAAAACAGCTGTTGCGAAATTTGCAAGAAAACAGTTGGAACAAATATCCAAGGATAAAAATATCAATGTAAGGGTTGAATACATACGTTGCACAGATTATACTACAGAATATCAAGTTATTGCTCGTCTATGTCAACAGATGGGACGTGATGTTCCATACAGAGGTTGGACAAAGGCAGAAGTTATTAATGCTTTTAGAAACCTTTTCAAAAAAGATGTGTTTGGAAAGGACCTTATACTAATAATAATTCTTGATGAAATAGATATTCTTCTAAAAAATGATGGTGATGGTCTTCTTTACACTTTAACTCGTACAGATAACGTTTCTATTGCATCTATAAGTAACTTCGTTGACTTCAAACAGTTCATAAAACCCAGGGTCAGAAGCAGTCTACGTGACCGTGAAATTGTGTTTCCACCGTACAATGCACAGCAGCTTGTCGATATCCTGAAAGAAAGATCTCAACTTTCCTTCAAAGATAATGTTTTACATCAAGATGTGATACCATTATGCGCAGCCCTTGCAGCCAAAGAAGAAGGGGATGCAAGATATGCTCTTGACCTTTTAAGAACTTCAGGAGAACTTGCAGATGAAAAAGGGTCTGAAATAGTTCAAGAAACATATGTAAGAGAAGCAAAAGATTACATAGAACACAACAAAGTTACTGATATAGTAATGACCCTTCCAAGTCAGCAGCAAAAGGTTTTAGAATCTATAATTTACCTCACAAAGAAGAAGGAAGAGATAACTTCAGGCCGGCTTTACGATGTTTACAAAGAAATATCTAAGGGGGATTCAGTCTCTTACAGAAGAATATTTGACTTTATAAACGAGCTAGAAATGTTAGGACTTATATCAACAAAAACAGTGTCAAGAGGAAGAGGAAAAGGAAGAACAAATATAATAGACCTTCAATGTGAAATGGCACTCCTTGAAGATGCAATATGGAGTTAA
- a CDS encoding class II aldolase/adducin family protein, producing the protein MDKKEVLRKITDVSNYLYEKGLVPGKSGNVSFRFVANGSENVAITPSGVSLKDVDEKNIVIVDMDGNKLNESLENDKKASSEVFMHINVYKKNDEVNGIVHTHSPVATGFAFAEEKIKRLEGFGTIKNPFIPFVEYATPGTMELAENVSKALENEDVVLLKRHGIVACGENLDDAFLLAEFVEETAKIQLVSSLLSRGQTQAHLKRSI; encoded by the coding sequence ATGGACAAAAAAGAAGTTTTAAGAAAAATTACTGACGTATCAAACTATTTGTATGAAAAAGGACTTGTACCGGGAAAATCTGGAAATGTGAGTTTTAGATTCGTTGCTAATGGTTCAGAAAATGTGGCTATAACCCCTAGCGGAGTCTCACTCAAAGATGTGGATGAAAAAAACATCGTAATTGTTGATATGGATGGTAATAAATTAAATGAAAGCCTTGAAAATGATAAAAAAGCTTCTTCAGAAGTTTTCATGCATATCAACGTTTATAAAAAAAATGATGAAGTGAATGGAATTGTTCATACACATTCTCCAGTTGCAACAGGATTTGCATTTGCTGAAGAAAAAATTAAAAGGTTAGAAGGTTTTGGAACTATTAAAAATCCATTTATTCCTTTCGTAGAGTATGCAACCCCAGGTACTATGGAGCTTGCCGAAAATGTTTCAAAAGCTCTGGAAAATGAGGACGTTGTGCTTTTAAAGAGGCACGGTATTGTTGCCTGTGGAGAAAATTTAGATGATGCTTTCCTTCTTGCAGAATTTGTGGAAGAGACAGCTAAAATACAACTTGTGTCCAGTTTACTCAGTCGTGGACAGACTCAAGCTCACTTAAAACGTTCCATATAA
- a CDS encoding DNA-directed DNA polymerase II small subunit codes for MIDDIILKFTNADILINDAAYHKISGQKNSLKLTDSLIDDLSNSDENIFILTGEIVDRYLKQINFDGTDMDESITPNEPSNGTDVSVQMPQSKLLPNLPFDFHIIKDASKKSYTNGEIKDFSAYFNSRYQKLKGILEKKPELRENHPIKDVVNLENDVKVIGMVNEIRTTKNNHKIIELEDGTGYTTVLVHKDNEKLFQFSEKIVKDEVIGVVGIRKGSLLIASELINPGVPRKEDKKMDFSAVFISDVHIGSSTFLEDAFKRFTSWMNGNYGDEEQREIANDVRYLVIAGDLVDGIGVYPHQEDELTIKDIYGQYEEAARLLGDINGVKIVISPGNHDACRLAEPQPALPEHYASELYKLKNTEFVSNPAVVSLEGINTLMYHGRSFDDFAMTVNGMSHEHTDLIMKELLEKRHLAPIYGERTPLASEYEDHLVIEEIPDVFHTGHVHINAYKKYKGVHMINSGTFQSQTEFQKIYNIVPTCAEVPVLNRGTMKVLKFN; via the coding sequence ATGATCGATGATATTATTCTAAAATTCACAAATGCAGATATTCTGATAAACGATGCAGCTTACCATAAAATAAGCGGGCAAAAAAACTCTTTGAAACTTACAGATTCCTTAATAGATGATTTGTCCAATTCTGATGAAAATATATTTATTTTAACAGGGGAAATCGTGGATCGATATCTTAAACAGATTAATTTTGATGGAACAGATATGGATGAAAGTATTACACCCAATGAACCATCTAATGGTACGGATGTTAGTGTGCAAATGCCCCAGAGCAAACTTTTACCCAACCTTCCCTTCGACTTCCACATCATAAAGGATGCAAGTAAAAAATCCTACACCAACGGTGAAATAAAAGATTTTTCAGCTTACTTCAACAGTAGATACCAAAAATTAAAGGGTATTCTTGAGAAAAAACCTGAACTCAGGGAGAATCATCCTATAAAAGATGTTGTTAACCTTGAAAATGATGTTAAAGTAATAGGAATGGTTAATGAAATCAGAACCACAAAAAACAACCACAAGATCATCGAGTTAGAAGATGGAACAGGGTACACAACTGTACTGGTACACAAGGACAATGAAAAACTGTTCCAGTTCTCTGAAAAGATCGTTAAAGATGAGGTTATTGGTGTTGTTGGAATCAGGAAAGGAAGCCTATTAATAGCCTCAGAATTGATAAATCCTGGAGTTCCCAGGAAAGAAGATAAAAAAATGGATTTCTCAGCAGTTTTCATCTCAGATGTGCACATAGGAAGCTCCACATTCCTTGAAGATGCCTTTAAAAGGTTTACAAGTTGGATGAATGGGAATTATGGAGATGAAGAGCAGCGAGAAATTGCAAACGACGTGAGGTATCTGGTTATAGCTGGGGACCTTGTGGATGGTATCGGTGTTTATCCCCACCAGGAAGATGAACTCACAATAAAGGATATCTATGGACAGTACGAAGAAGCTGCAAGATTATTAGGAGATATAAATGGAGTTAAAATAGTTATATCTCCTGGAAACCACGATGCATGCCGTTTAGCTGAACCTCAGCCAGCACTTCCAGAACACTATGCATCAGAACTTTACAAGCTTAAAAACACGGAGTTTGTCAGCAACCCAGCCGTTGTAAGTCTTGAAGGAATCAACACGTTGATGTACCACGGAAGAAGCTTCGATGACTTTGCAATGACAGTCAACGGAATGTCACACGAACACACAGATCTTATAATGAAGGAACTCCTTGAAAAACGACATTTAGCACCAATATATGGGGAGAGAACACCACTTGCATCAGAATATGAGGATCATCTTGTTATAGAAGAAATTCCAGACGTTTTTCATACAGGGCATGTGCATATAAATGCTTACAAGAAGTACAAGGGAGTTCACATGATAAACTCAGGAACCTTCCAGTCCCAAACAGAGTTCCAGAAGATTTACAACATTGTACCGACGTGCGCAGAGGTTCCTGTATTAAACAGAGGGACCATGAAAGTCCTCAAATTTAATTAA
- a CDS encoding DEAD/DEAH box helicase, translated as MEKWIQHPLIKPGKIESRLYQQILAAGVLKKGNSMIVAPTALGKTIVAALVAAERLKKFPDSKVLVLAPSKPLVIQHEESFREFLKVSTTSLTGAITPSKRVKRWFDSQIICATPQTVEADVISGRYSIEDVSLLVFDECHRGVGAYSYVYLASKYTTDGKNPLILGLTASPGWDDEKIGSVCENLFIKDVVIKSEEDADVVPYFNPVDVKWVKVELKPELKDIKSHMDKALKARLKTLKRMGIIRSVSVSKKDVLAAKASAQRRIGSSANPPKKCFLAISILAAVLNLLHSLELLETQGISNLHSYFGRLRKKRTKASKGLMNDPEFHTAMELTEKAYENGIEHPKLEKLIKILKNELKNPESRIIVFTQFRDTVNKAYDKCMENNINAVKFFGQASRDTEKGLTQKKQKEIIKNFKKGVYDVLISTSVAEEGIDIPSVDLVVLYEPVPSEIRMIQRRGRTGRKNKGRMIILMTKGTRDEAYYWSSSNKEKKMKKQLSSGYKTDLNGFVNGAEKSAFEAIEYSYKELEADENSELNDEKKERPLVYADSREGNSSVLRELDRLDVNIKVKGLAVADYQVSDEVAIERKTAKDFIGSIMDKRLHKQAKELVENFEKPVIILEGENLYSSFIHPNAVRGALASVAVDFGIPIIPTRSEADTAAMITRIAIREQTHDRPAMQIRTEKKPLTAWEQQLYIVESLPNVGPVTARKLLEEFGNVKNVINASKDELKNVEGIGDKIAQRIKTVVDSEFKTIRSGNSLQKPGEEYKLIK; from the coding sequence ATGGAAAAATGGATTCAACACCCCCTCATAAAACCCGGAAAAATTGAATCACGATTGTATCAACAGATCCTGGCAGCAGGAGTGCTTAAAAAAGGTAACAGTATGATTGTGGCCCCAACAGCCCTTGGAAAAACTATTGTGGCCGCACTTGTGGCTGCAGAGAGACTTAAAAAGTTTCCTGATTCCAAAGTGCTGGTTCTGGCTCCGAGCAAACCACTGGTTATCCAGCACGAGGAGAGTTTCAGGGAGTTTTTGAAGGTAAGCACAACGTCATTAACAGGAGCCATAACCCCATCTAAACGAGTTAAACGGTGGTTTGACTCTCAAATAATCTGTGCAACTCCCCAAACAGTTGAAGCTGATGTTATATCTGGAAGGTACTCAATTGAAGATGTTTCGCTCCTAGTGTTTGATGAATGTCATCGGGGGGTGGGTGCATACTCTTACGTATATCTGGCATCCAAATACACAACCGATGGAAAGAATCCGTTGATACTTGGACTTACAGCATCTCCAGGATGGGATGACGAAAAGATAGGTAGCGTCTGTGAAAATTTATTCATTAAAGACGTTGTTATAAAAAGCGAAGAAGATGCAGATGTTGTGCCTTATTTTAACCCTGTGGATGTTAAATGGGTAAAAGTGGAGTTGAAACCAGAGCTTAAAGATATAAAATCCCATATGGACAAGGCGCTTAAAGCCCGGCTGAAAACTCTGAAGAGAATGGGAATAATAAGATCCGTAAGTGTCAGCAAAAAGGATGTGCTGGCTGCTAAGGCAAGTGCTCAAAGGAGGATAGGAAGCAGTGCAAACCCTCCTAAAAAATGTTTCTTGGCGATTTCTATTTTGGCTGCAGTTTTGAACCTTCTACACTCCCTCGAACTTCTTGAAACCCAGGGTATAAGCAACCTACACAGCTACTTTGGAAGGCTTCGTAAAAAGAGGACGAAAGCATCAAAGGGGCTCATGAATGATCCTGAATTCCACACAGCCATGGAACTCACAGAAAAGGCCTATGAAAACGGAATAGAACACCCCAAACTCGAAAAACTTATCAAAATTCTCAAAAATGAGCTCAAAAATCCAGAGTCAAGGATAATTGTTTTCACACAGTTCAGGGACACCGTTAACAAAGCCTATGATAAATGCATGGAAAATAATATAAACGCCGTAAAATTCTTTGGACAAGCATCAAGAGATACTGAAAAGGGTTTAACACAGAAAAAGCAGAAAGAAATAATTAAAAACTTTAAAAAAGGTGTTTATGACGTTTTAATATCAACCAGTGTGGCTGAGGAAGGTATAGACATTCCATCTGTGGATCTGGTGGTGCTTTACGAACCTGTACCATCTGAGATAAGGATGATTCAGCGTAGGGGAAGAACTGGACGAAAAAATAAGGGTAGAATGATCATACTCATGACCAAAGGAACCAGAGATGAGGCTTATTATTGGTCCAGTAGTAACAAGGAAAAGAAGATGAAAAAACAGCTTTCATCGGGCTATAAAACTGATCTGAATGGCTTCGTAAATGGTGCTGAAAAATCTGCTTTTGAAGCTATTGAATACAGCTACAAAGAACTTGAAGCTGATGAAAATTCTGAATTAAATGATGAAAAAAAAGAAAGACCTTTAGTATACGCTGATTCAAGGGAAGGGAATTCATCGGTTCTTAGGGAACTCGATAGATTGGATGTTAATATAAAAGTTAAGGGGCTTGCAGTTGCAGACTATCAGGTCAGCGATGAAGTTGCAATTGAAAGAAAAACAGCAAAAGATTTTATAGGTTCAATTATGGACAAAAGACTCCATAAACAGGCAAAAGAACTGGTTGAAAACTTTGAAAAGCCCGTGATCATACTTGAAGGTGAGAACCTTTACTCCAGCTTCATCCATCCGAACGCTGTGAGGGGTGCTTTGGCCTCTGTTGCTGTTGATTTTGGAATTCCAATAATACCAACCAGATCCGAGGCAGATACAGCGGCCATGATAACTAGAATTGCAATAAGGGAGCAGACGCATGATAGGCCTGCGATGCAGATCAGGACCGAAAAGAAGCCCCTGACTGCATGGGAGCAGCAGCTTTACATAGTTGAATCATTACCTAACGTGGGGCCTGTCACAGCAAGGAAGCTCCTTGAAGAGTTTGGAAATGTTAAAAATGTTATAAACGCCTCAAAGGATGAATTAAAAAATGTTGAAGGAATTGGGGATAAAATAGCCCAAAGAATCAAAACAGTTGTTGATTCTGAATTTAAAACAATTCGAAGTGGAAACAGTCTCCAAAAACCCGGTGAGGAATATAAATTAATAAAATAA
- a CDS encoding cobalamin biosynthesis protein: MNILFIILVAIIIDIVFGELPSQIHPVVMMGKFIDIFKGFLTKRNSKLAGAIFTILMIVVFVTAFFLIIQLFTFNYLIYLLISAIILSTTFAIKVLLNSAEHIKNDLNQDIETARKSVSYLVSRDTSKLSNEELVSATVESLTENITDSVVSPIFYTFIFGVLGGITCRVINTLDAMVGYKNPENIKIGWFPAKLDDIMNYIPARVTGILVTLAALLLRFDWKSSYTIMMRDASKTPSPNSGYPMAAAAGALGIKLKKIGCYEIGDSINPLNPDKITEALLLTKITIILFVVLASVVFGIFLTIAELLI, from the coding sequence ATGAATATTCTTTTCATAATTTTAGTGGCAATAATTATAGATATTGTCTTTGGAGAACTTCCATCTCAAATTCATCCTGTTGTGATGATGGGCAAGTTCATAGATATTTTCAAGGGTTTCCTAACTAAACGTAACAGCAAATTAGCAGGTGCTATCTTCACAATTTTGATGATCGTCGTTTTTGTTACGGCGTTTTTCCTGATAATTCAATTATTCACATTTAATTACTTAATCTACCTTTTAATATCAGCTATTATTCTTTCAACAACATTTGCAATAAAAGTGCTTTTAAACTCTGCAGAACACATAAAAAATGATTTAAACCAAGATATTGAAACTGCAAGAAAATCTGTTTCTTACCTAGTAAGTAGGGACACTTCCAAACTTTCAAATGAAGAACTAGTTTCTGCAACCGTTGAAAGCCTCACAGAAAACATAACAGATTCTGTTGTGTCCCCAATTTTTTACACCTTCATATTTGGAGTTTTGGGTGGAATTACTTGCAGAGTTATAAACACATTGGACGCTATGGTTGGATATAAAAATCCTGAAAATATAAAAATAGGCTGGTTTCCAGCAAAATTGGACGACATCATGAATTATATACCTGCACGTGTTACAGGAATTCTTGTTACACTTGCAGCCCTCCTCTTAAGGTTTGATTGGAAAAGTTCCTACACGATCATGATGAGGGATGCCAGTAAAACACCAAGCCCAAACTCAGGATATCCAATGGCAGCGGCTGCAGGTGCACTTGGAATTAAACTCAAAAAAATAGGTTGTTATGAAATCGGAGACTCTATAAATCCTTTAAATCCTGACAAAATAACCGAAGCATTACTTCTTACCAAAATTACAATTATACTGTTTGTTGTACTTGCATCGGTTGTATTTGGAATCTTCTTGACCATTGCTGAACTTTTAATATAA
- a CDS encoding UPF0147 family protein, whose translation MNQDAFDRCNQILQHITEDTSVPRNIRRAAEESKNILAKDEEATIRASSVISILDEISNDPNIPIHARTLIWNVLSELESVHD comes from the coding sequence ATGAACCAAGATGCATTTGATCGTTGTAATCAAATTTTACAACATATAACTGAAGATACAAGCGTTCCAAGAAATATTCGAAGGGCTGCAGAGGAATCTAAAAATATATTGGCTAAAGATGAAGAAGCAACAATACGTGCAAGTAGTGTGATTTCAATACTTGATGAGATCAGTAACGACCCAAATATCCCTATACATGCACGAACACTTATATGGAACGTTTTAAGTGAGCTTGAGTCTGTCCACGACTGA